A single region of the Drosophila miranda strain MSH22 chromosome 2, D.miranda_PacBio2.1, whole genome shotgun sequence genome encodes:
- the LOC108155320 gene encoding tropomyosin-2 isoform X16 gives MDAIKKKMQAMKVDKDGALERALVCEQEARDANTRAEKAEEEARQLQKKIQTVENELDQTQEALTLVTGKLEEKNKALQNAESEVAALNRRIQLLEEDLERSEERLGSATAKLSEASQAADESERIRKALENRTNMEDDKVALLENQLAQAKLIAEEADKKYEEVARKLVLMEGDLERSEEKVELSESKIVELEEELRVVGNNLKSLEVSEEKANQREEEYKNQIKTLNTRLKEAEARAEFAERSVQKLQKEVDRLEDDLVLEKERYKDIGDDLDTAFVELILKE, from the exons ATGGATGCCATCAAGAAGAAGATGCAAGCGATGAAAGTCGACAAGGATGGAGCTTTGGAGCGCGCTCTCGTCTGCGAACAAGAGGCACGCGATGCCAACACTCGCGCCGAAAAG gccgaggaggaggctCGCCAGCTGCAAAAGAAAATCCAGACCGTTGAGAACGAGCTGGATCAGACCCAGGAGGCCCTCACCCTTGTCACTGGCAAGCTGGAGGAGAAGAACAAGGCCCTGCAGAAT GCCGAATCTGAGGTTGCTGCTCTGAACCGTCGCATTCAGTTGCTCGAAGAAGACTTGGAGCGCTCTGAGGAGCGTCTGGGTTCCGCCACAGCCAAGCTGTCGGAAGCCTCTCAGGCCGCCGATGAGAGCGAACG GATACGAAAAGCGCTTGAGAATCGCACAAATATGGAAGATGACAAAGTGGCTCTCTTGGAGAACCAATTAGCACAAGCAAAATTAATTGCAGAAGAAGCCGATAAGAAATACGAAGAG GTTGCCAGAAAACTTGTGCTCATGGAAGGAGATCTGGAGCGTTCCGAGGAAAAAGTTGAGCTCAGCGAAAG CAAAATTGTGGAGCTTGAGGAAGAGCTGCGCGTGGTTGGTAACAACCTGAAGTCCCTGGAAGTCTCTGAGGAGAAG gCCAACCAACGCGAGGAAGAATACAAGAACCAAATCAAGACCCTGAACACTCGTCTAAAGGAG GCTGAGGCTCGCGCTGAGTTCGCTGAACGTTCCGTTCAGAAATTGCAGAAGGAAGTCGACAGGCTCGAAG ACGACCTTGTCCTGGAGAAGGAGCGCTACAAGGATATTGGAGACGATCTCGACACCGCCTTCGTCGAGCTCATCCTCAAGGAATAA
- the LOC108155320 gene encoding tropomyosin-2 isoform X15 yields the protein MDAIKKKMQAMKVDKDGALERALVCEQEARDANTRAEKAEEEARQLQKKIQTVENELDQTQEALTLVTGKLEEKNKALQNAESEVAALNRRIQLLEEDLERSEERLGSATAKLSEASQAADESERARKILENRALADEERMDALENQLKEARFLAEEADKKYDEVARKLAMVEADLERAEERAEQGENKIVELEEELRVVGNNLKSLEVSEEKANQREEEYKNQIKTLNTRLKEAEARAEFAERSVQKLQKEVDRLEDDLVLEKERYKDIGDDLDTAFVELILKE from the exons ATGGATGCCATCAAGAAGAAGATGCAAGCGATGAAAGTCGACAAGGATGGAGCTTTGGAGCGCGCTCTCGTCTGCGAACAAGAGGCACGCGATGCCAACACTCGCGCCGAAAAG gccgaggaggaggctCGCCAGCTGCAAAAGAAAATCCAGACCGTTGAGAACGAGCTGGATCAGACCCAGGAGGCCCTCACCCTTGTCACTGGCAAGCTGGAGGAGAAGAACAAGGCCCTGCAGAAT GCCGAATCTGAGGTTGCTGCTCTGAACCGTCGCATTCAGTTGCTCGAAGAAGACTTGGAGCGCTCTGAGGAGCGTCTGGGTTCCGCCACAGCCAAGCTGTCGGAAGCCTCTCAGGCCGCCGATGAGAGCGAACG tgcTCGCaagattcttgagaatcgcgCCCTTGCCGATGAAGAACGCATGGACGCTCTCGAGAATCAGCTGAAGGAAGCGCGTTTCCTTGCTGAGGAGGCTGACAAGAAATACGATGAG GTTGCCCGTAAATTGGCGATGGTTGAAGCTGATTTGGAGCGTGCCGAAGAACGTGCCGAACAGGGTGAAAA CAAAATTGTGGAGCTTGAGGAAGAGCTGCGCGTGGTTGGTAACAACCTGAAGTCCCTGGAAGTCTCTGAGGAGAAG gCCAACCAACGCGAGGAAGAATACAAGAACCAAATCAAGACCCTGAACACTCGTCTAAAGGAG GCTGAGGCTCGCGCTGAGTTCGCTGAACGTTCCGTTCAGAAATTGCAGAAGGAAGTCGACAGGCTCGAAG ACGACCTTGTCCTGGAGAAGGAGCGCTACAAGGATATTGGAGACGATCTCGACACCGCCTTCGTCGAGCTCATCCTCAAGGAATAA
- the LOC108155320 gene encoding tropomyosin-2 isoform X13, whose protein sequence is MDAIKKKMQAMKVDKDGALERALVCEQEARDANTRAEKAEEEARQLQKKIQTVENELDQTQEALTLVTGKLEEKNKALQNAESEVAALNRRIQLLEEDLERSEERLGSATAKLSEASQAADESERARKILENRALADEERMDALENQLKEARFLAEEADKKYDEVARKLAMVEADLERAEERAEQGENKIVELEEELRVVGNNLKSLEVSEEKANQREEEYKNQIKTLNTRLKEAEARAEFAERSVQKLQKEVDRLEDETIVEKEHYALIGDSLDWTFVELMGMPPFYNDRYPKPPTPELTEEDLARIAEAEAKAQADAEAKAQAAEAKAQAAAALAEALAAGVDPATLDPALVEAATAGEEPVPIKIPTPPPKEPTPPPPPPPPFEYSIDLPPEGAEVPYVKNAEPGDMLPPVEGAPEGEAAAVPPVEGEAAPAAAPAEGEAAAPAAAPAEGEAAPVAAPAEGEAAAAPPAAEAAPPPPAAAEAAPAAAEAAPTAEAPPA, encoded by the exons ATGGATGCCATCAAGAAGAAGATGCAAGCGATGAAAGTCGACAAGGATGGAGCTTTGGAGCGCGCTCTCGTCTGCGAACAAGAGGCACGCGATGCCAACACTCGCGCCGAAAAG gccgaggaggaggctCGCCAGCTGCAAAAGAAAATCCAGACCGTTGAGAACGAGCTGGATCAGACCCAGGAGGCCCTCACCCTTGTCACTGGCAAGCTGGAGGAGAAGAACAAGGCCCTGCAGAAT GCCGAATCTGAGGTTGCTGCTCTGAACCGTCGCATTCAGTTGCTCGAAGAAGACTTGGAGCGCTCTGAGGAGCGTCTGGGTTCCGCCACAGCCAAGCTGTCGGAAGCCTCTCAGGCCGCCGATGAGAGCGAACG tgcTCGCaagattcttgagaatcgcgCCCTTGCCGATGAAGAACGCATGGACGCTCTCGAGAATCAGCTGAAGGAAGCGCGTTTCCTTGCTGAGGAGGCTGACAAGAAATACGATGAG GTTGCCCGTAAATTGGCGATGGTTGAAGCTGATTTGGAGCGTGCCGAAGAACGTGCCGAACAGGGTGAAAA CAAAATTGTGGAGCTTGAGGAAGAGCTGCGCGTGGTTGGTAACAACCTGAAGTCCCTGGAAGTCTCTGAGGAGAAG gCCAACCAACGCGAGGAAGAATACAAGAACCAAATCAAGACCCTGAACACTCGTCTAAAGGAG GCTGAGGCTCGCGCTGAGTTCGCTGAACGTTCCGTTCAGAAATTGCAGAAGGAAGTCGACAGGCTCGAAG ACGAGACGATCGTCGAGAAAGAGCACTATGCCCTCATTGGCGACAGCCTGGACTGGACCTTCGTTGAGTTGATGGGCATGCCGCCCTTCTACAACGATCGCTACCCGAAACCACCAACGCCCGAGCTTACCGAGGAGGATCTGGCCCGCATTGCGGAGGCCGAGGCCAAGGCCCAGGCCGATGCGGAGGCCAAGGCGCAGGCCGCGGAGGCCAAGGCTCAGGCCGCTGCAGCTCTGGCTGAAGCACTGGCTGCAGGCGTGGATCCGGCCACCTTGGATCCGGCCCTCGTCGAGGCTGCAACAGCCGGAGAGGAGCCAGTGCCGATCAAGATACCAACACCGCCGCCCAAGGAGCCCACTcctccaccaccaccgccgccaccaTTCGAGTACTCGATCGATTTGCCCCCAGAGGGTGCTGAGGTCCCGTATGTGAAGAATGCCGAGCCGGGCGATATGCTGCCCCCCGTGGAGGGTGCCCCCGAGGGagaagctgctgctgttccacCCGTTGAGGGGGAAGCTGCACCTGCGGCAGCTCCAGCTGAAGGGGAGGCTGCTGCTCCCGCTGCAGCTCCAGCTGAAGGCGAAGCGGCACCTGTTGCAGCCCCTGCTGAAGGAGAGGCCGCCGCTGCACCACCAGCAGCCGAAGCTGCACCACCGCCACCAGCCGCTGCCGAAGCAGCACCTGCCGCTGCCGAAGCCGCACCTACCGCTGAGGCACCACCTGCCTAA
- the LOC108155320 gene encoding tropomyosin-1, isoforms 33/34 isoform X17, with product MDAIKKKMQAMKVDKDGALERALVCEQEARDANTRAEKAEEEARQLQKKIQTVENELDQTQEALTLVTGKLEEKNKALQNAESEVAALNRRIQLLEEDLERSEERLGSATAKLSEASQAADESERIRKALENRTNMEDDKVALLENQLAQAKLIAEEADKKYEEVARKLVLMEGDLERSEEKVELSESKIVELEEELRVVGNNLKSLEVSEEKATQKEETFETQIKVLDHSLKEAEARAEFAERSVQKLQKEVDRLEDDLLNERGKNKLLQEEMENTLHDIQNM from the exons ATGGATGCCATCAAGAAGAAGATGCAAGCGATGAAAGTCGACAAGGATGGAGCTTTGGAGCGCGCTCTCGTCTGCGAACAAGAGGCACGCGATGCCAACACTCGCGCCGAAAAG gccgaggaggaggctCGCCAGCTGCAAAAGAAAATCCAGACCGTTGAGAACGAGCTGGATCAGACCCAGGAGGCCCTCACCCTTGTCACTGGCAAGCTGGAGGAGAAGAACAAGGCCCTGCAGAAT GCCGAATCTGAGGTTGCTGCTCTGAACCGTCGCATTCAGTTGCTCGAAGAAGACTTGGAGCGCTCTGAGGAGCGTCTGGGTTCCGCCACAGCCAAGCTGTCGGAAGCCTCTCAGGCCGCCGATGAGAGCGAACG GATACGAAAAGCGCTTGAGAATCGCACAAATATGGAAGATGACAAAGTGGCTCTCTTGGAGAACCAATTAGCACAAGCAAAATTAATTGCAGAAGAAGCCGATAAGAAATACGAAGAG GTTGCCAGAAAACTTGTGCTCATGGAAGGAGATCTGGAGCGTTCCGAGGAAAAAGTTGAGCTCAGCGAAAG CAAAATTGTGGAGCTTGAGGAAGAGCTGCGCGTGGTTGGTAACAACCTGAAGTCCCTGGAAGTCTCTGAGGAGAAG GCCACACAAAAAGAGGAGACCTTTGAAACGCAAATCAAGGTCTTGGATCATTCTCTGAAAGAG GCTGAGGCTCGCGCTGAGTTCGCTGAACGTTCCGTTCAGAAATTGCAGAAGGAAGTCGACAGGCTCGAAG ATGACTTGCTGAATGAGCGCGGAAAGAACAAACTGCTGCAGGAGGAAATGGAGAACACTTTACATGACATACAGAACATGTAA
- the LOC108155320 gene encoding actin cytoskeleton-regulatory complex protein pan1 isoform X4: MYEKTLTIGNAKVNNAYEWQIVSYNNKSTTTAKPKQNNHKTSKSSAKTATKTNATKIAASATATTTTPKETVKPSTQPLQNNQKYKYFGSAARRLAHQIKRAHRHLLTSGGNDKQPQQKPVAKRTPKTTTTAEGAAAGKQKQQPRNKRASNKQLLKSDKPKPKAGKHQRQQRGSSRQSRSDGALSGQSSRWCSIEAQLNVLDDLLYYCDEEAELYLAQLYERYQQLICDKSSNSEYESGSTDFWSDASDSEDNMSQQNSADDDALSSTSGTGSNSTHSLVPAALKRRGHQHHPRFSGTRRPNVPNVQEILAALYRGDSKGVLSNLRGEAQPEPEPENETPVEAPSTPISRSTLSLPLTDSVTNSLGSNSPTPTDESSIQDDSAATPVTGTTTATATPSGLPVPPNGKEKEAKTSSGKKKKRDRGEKSEKRERGEKSEKSDRGDKSEKSEKGEKSERKKKSSSSSSGKRERSKRHGHGAAGTSAMEASSDSLATDLSAGAIDEGIALGDDDDTQSAEWSKLRCTSEAAEIVAEREARRNKGRCADYPGLAFGRSIFSSDTMMKFNIIRNELHNIMNTQLKRAESEVAALNRRIQLLEEDLERSEERLGSATAKLSEASQAADESERARKILENRALADEERMDALENQLKEARFLAEEADKKYDEVARKLAMVEADLERAEERAEQGENKIVELEEELRVVGNNLKSLEVSEEKANQREEEYKNQIKTLNTRLKEAEARAEFAERSVQKLQKEVDRLEDETIVEKEHYALIGDSLDWTFVELMGMPPFYNDRYPKPPTPELTEEDLARIAEAEAKAQADAEAKAQAAEAKAQAAAALAEALAAGVDPATLDPALVEAATAGEEPVPIKIPTPPPKEPTPPPPPPPPFEYSIDLPPEGAEVPYVKNAEPGDMLPPVEGAPEGEAAAVPPVEGEAAPAAAPAEGEAAAPAAAPAEGEAAPVAAPAEGEAAAAPPAAEAAPPPPAAAEAAPAAAEAAPTAEAPPA; this comes from the exons ATGTACGAGAAAACATTAACAATAGGAAATGCAAAAGTTAATAATGCATATGAGTGGCAAATAGTGagttacaacaacaaaagcacaACAACAGCCAAACCAAAGCAAAACAATCACAAAACTAGCAAAAGCAGTGCAAAAACTGCAACCAAAAcaaatgcaacaaaaataGCAGCaagtgcaacagcaacaacaactacacCCAAAGAAACGGTTAAACCCTCCACACAACCACTACAAAATAACCAAAAGTACAAATACTTCGGCAGTGCGGCGCGCCGGCTGGCGCATCAAATAAAGCGGGCGCATCGGCATTTATTGACCAGCGGCGGCAACGACAAACAACCACAACAAAAGC CTGTTGCAAAAAGGAcaccaaaaacaacaacaacggcgGAGGGTGCAGCAGCtggaaaacagaaacagcagccgCGTAACAAACGCGCAAGCAACAAACAATTGTTAAAAAGTGATAAACCAAAGCCGAAAGCAGGCAAACACCAGCGTCAACAGcgtggcagcagcaggcagagTCGCAGTGACGGGGCACTATCGGGGCAGTCTTCGCGTTGGTGCTCCATCGAGGCGCAGCTGAATGTGCTGGACGATCTGCTCTATTACTGCGATGAGGAGGCCGAACTGTATTTAGCCCAGCTCTACGAAAGGTACCAGCAGCTCATCTGCGACAAGAGCTCCAACAGTGAGTACGAGTCGGGATCGACGGACTTTTGGAGCGACGCCTCTGACTCCGAAGACAATATGTCGCAGCAAAACAGTGCCGACGACGACGCCCTGTCCAGCACCAGCGGGAcgggcagcaacagcacccACAGCCTGGTTCCAGCCGCCCTGAAACGACGGGGCCATCAGCATCATCCCCGCTTCTCGGGCACACGGCGGCCCAATGTGCCCAATGTCCAGGAGATACTGGCCGCTCTCTATCGCGGCGACTCCAAGGGGGTGCTCTCCAATCTGCGCGGTGAGGCTCAACCAGAGCCAGAACCCGAGAACGAGACACCCGTGGAGGCGCCTTCCACGCCGATTAGCCGCAGCACCCTAAGTCTTCCACTCACCGATTCGGTGACCAATTCCCTGGGCAGCAACAGTCCCACGCCCACGGATGAGAGCAGCATTCAAGATGACAGTGCGGCCACACCCGTAACGGGAACcacaacagcaacggcaacgcCTTCAGGCCTTCCGGTGCCCCCCAACGggaaggagaaggaggccaAAACGTCCAGTGGCAAGAAAAAGAAGAGGGACAGAGGCGAAAAGTCCGAGAAGCGGGAAAGGGGCGAAAAGTCCGAGAAGAGTGATAGAGGCGACAAGTCGGAGAAGAGTGAAAAAGGTGAAAAGTCAGAGAGAAAGAAGAAGTCCTCCTCGTCATCGTCGGGCAAGCGCGAGCGCAGCAAGCGTCATGGACATGGAGCAGCCGGCACGAGTGCAATGGAGGCCAGCAGTGATAGCCTGGCCACCGATCTCAGTGCCggggccatcgacgagggcaTCGCACTGGGCGATGACGACGACACCCAGTCGGCCGAGTGGTCCAAATTGCGATGCACCAGCGAGGCGGCCGAGATTGTGGCGGAGCGCGAGGCACGTCGGAACAAGGGACGGTGTGCGGACTATCCGGGTCTGGCCTTTGGACGTTCCATCTTCAGTTCGGACACCATGATGAAGTTCAATATCATCCGGAACGAGCTGCACAACATCATGAATACACAACTAAAAAGG GCCGAATCTGAGGTTGCTGCTCTGAACCGTCGCATTCAGTTGCTCGAAGAAGACTTGGAGCGCTCTGAGGAGCGTCTGGGTTCCGCCACAGCCAAGCTGTCGGAAGCCTCTCAGGCCGCCGATGAGAGCGAACG tgcTCGCaagattcttgagaatcgcgCCCTTGCCGATGAAGAACGCATGGACGCTCTCGAGAATCAGCTGAAGGAAGCGCGTTTCCTTGCTGAGGAGGCTGACAAGAAATACGATGAG GTTGCCCGTAAATTGGCGATGGTTGAAGCTGATTTGGAGCGTGCCGAAGAACGTGCCGAACAGGGTGAAAA CAAAATTGTGGAGCTTGAGGAAGAGCTGCGCGTGGTTGGTAACAACCTGAAGTCCCTGGAAGTCTCTGAGGAGAAG gCCAACCAACGCGAGGAAGAATACAAGAACCAAATCAAGACCCTGAACACTCGTCTAAAGGAG GCTGAGGCTCGCGCTGAGTTCGCTGAACGTTCCGTTCAGAAATTGCAGAAGGAAGTCGACAGGCTCGAAG ACGAGACGATCGTCGAGAAAGAGCACTATGCCCTCATTGGCGACAGCCTGGACTGGACCTTCGTTGAGTTGATGGGCATGCCGCCCTTCTACAACGATCGCTACCCGAAACCACCAACGCCCGAGCTTACCGAGGAGGATCTGGCCCGCATTGCGGAGGCCGAGGCCAAGGCCCAGGCCGATGCGGAGGCCAAGGCGCAGGCCGCGGAGGCCAAGGCTCAGGCCGCTGCAGCTCTGGCTGAAGCACTGGCTGCAGGCGTGGATCCGGCCACCTTGGATCCGGCCCTCGTCGAGGCTGCAACAGCCGGAGAGGAGCCAGTGCCGATCAAGATACCAACACCGCCGCCCAAGGAGCCCACTcctccaccaccaccgccgccaccaTTCGAGTACTCGATCGATTTGCCCCCAGAGGGTGCTGAGGTCCCGTATGTGAAGAATGCCGAGCCGGGCGATATGCTGCCCCCCGTGGAGGGTGCCCCCGAGGGagaagctgctgctgttccacCCGTTGAGGGGGAAGCTGCACCTGCGGCAGCTCCAGCTGAAGGGGAGGCTGCTGCTCCCGCTGCAGCTCCAGCTGAAGGCGAAGCGGCACCTGTTGCAGCCCCTGCTGAAGGAGAGGCCGCCGCTGCACCACCAGCAGCCGAAGCTGCACCACCGCCACCAGCCGCTGCCGAAGCAGCACCTGCCGCTGCCGAAGCCGCACCTACCGCTGAGGCACCACCTGCCTAA
- the LOC108155320 gene encoding golgin-84 isoform X11, with protein sequence MYEKTLTIGNAKVNNAYEWQIVSYNNKSTTTAKPKQNNHKTSKSSAKTATKTNATKIAASATATTTTPKETVKPSTQPLQNNQKYKYFGSAARRLAHQIKRAHRHLLTSGGNDKQPQQKPVAKRTPKTTTTAEGAAAGKQKQQPRNKRASNKQLLKSDKPKPKAGKHQRQQRGSSRQSRSDGALSGQSSRWCSIEAQLNVLDDLLYYCDEEAELYLAQLYERYQQLICDKSSNSEYESGSTDFWSDASDSEDNMSQQNSADDDALSSTSGTGSNSTHSLVPAALKRRGHQHHPRFSGTRRPNVPNVQEILAALYRGDSKGVLSNLRGEAQPEPEPENETPVEAPSTPISRSTLSLPLTDSVTNSLGSNSPTPTDESSIQDDSAATPVTGTTTATATPSGLPVPPNGKEKEAKTSSGKKKKRDRGEKSEKRERGEKSEKSDRGDKSEKSEKGEKSERKKKSSSSSSGKRERSKRHGHGAAGTSAMEASSDSLATDLSAGAIDEGIALGDDDDTQSAEWSKLRCTSEAAEIVAEREARRNKGRCADYPGLAFGRSIFSSDTMMKFNIIRNELHNIMNTQLKRAESEVAALNRRIQLLEEDLERSEERLGSATAKLSEASQAADESERARKILENRALADEERMDALENQLKEARFLAEEADKKYDEVARKLAMVEADLERAEERAEQGENKIVELEEELRVVGNNLKSLEVSEEKANQREEEYKNQIKTLNTRLKEAEARAEFAERSVQKLQKEVDRLEDEVSKGKEQYKTIAQELEYADLHSY encoded by the exons ATGTACGAGAAAACATTAACAATAGGAAATGCAAAAGTTAATAATGCATATGAGTGGCAAATAGTGagttacaacaacaaaagcacaACAACAGCCAAACCAAAGCAAAACAATCACAAAACTAGCAAAAGCAGTGCAAAAACTGCAACCAAAAcaaatgcaacaaaaataGCAGCaagtgcaacagcaacaacaactacacCCAAAGAAACGGTTAAACCCTCCACACAACCACTACAAAATAACCAAAAGTACAAATACTTCGGCAGTGCGGCGCGCCGGCTGGCGCATCAAATAAAGCGGGCGCATCGGCATTTATTGACCAGCGGCGGCAACGACAAACAACCACAACAAAAGC CTGTTGCAAAAAGGAcaccaaaaacaacaacaacggcgGAGGGTGCAGCAGCtggaaaacagaaacagcagccgCGTAACAAACGCGCAAGCAACAAACAATTGTTAAAAAGTGATAAACCAAAGCCGAAAGCAGGCAAACACCAGCGTCAACAGcgtggcagcagcaggcagagTCGCAGTGACGGGGCACTATCGGGGCAGTCTTCGCGTTGGTGCTCCATCGAGGCGCAGCTGAATGTGCTGGACGATCTGCTCTATTACTGCGATGAGGAGGCCGAACTGTATTTAGCCCAGCTCTACGAAAGGTACCAGCAGCTCATCTGCGACAAGAGCTCCAACAGTGAGTACGAGTCGGGATCGACGGACTTTTGGAGCGACGCCTCTGACTCCGAAGACAATATGTCGCAGCAAAACAGTGCCGACGACGACGCCCTGTCCAGCACCAGCGGGAcgggcagcaacagcacccACAGCCTGGTTCCAGCCGCCCTGAAACGACGGGGCCATCAGCATCATCCCCGCTTCTCGGGCACACGGCGGCCCAATGTGCCCAATGTCCAGGAGATACTGGCCGCTCTCTATCGCGGCGACTCCAAGGGGGTGCTCTCCAATCTGCGCGGTGAGGCTCAACCAGAGCCAGAACCCGAGAACGAGACACCCGTGGAGGCGCCTTCCACGCCGATTAGCCGCAGCACCCTAAGTCTTCCACTCACCGATTCGGTGACCAATTCCCTGGGCAGCAACAGTCCCACGCCCACGGATGAGAGCAGCATTCAAGATGACAGTGCGGCCACACCCGTAACGGGAACcacaacagcaacggcaacgcCTTCAGGCCTTCCGGTGCCCCCCAACGggaaggagaaggaggccaAAACGTCCAGTGGCAAGAAAAAGAAGAGGGACAGAGGCGAAAAGTCCGAGAAGCGGGAAAGGGGCGAAAAGTCCGAGAAGAGTGATAGAGGCGACAAGTCGGAGAAGAGTGAAAAAGGTGAAAAGTCAGAGAGAAAGAAGAAGTCCTCCTCGTCATCGTCGGGCAAGCGCGAGCGCAGCAAGCGTCATGGACATGGAGCAGCCGGCACGAGTGCAATGGAGGCCAGCAGTGATAGCCTGGCCACCGATCTCAGTGCCggggccatcgacgagggcaTCGCACTGGGCGATGACGACGACACCCAGTCGGCCGAGTGGTCCAAATTGCGATGCACCAGCGAGGCGGCCGAGATTGTGGCGGAGCGCGAGGCACGTCGGAACAAGGGACGGTGTGCGGACTATCCGGGTCTGGCCTTTGGACGTTCCATCTTCAGTTCGGACACCATGATGAAGTTCAATATCATCCGGAACGAGCTGCACAACATCATGAATACACAACTAAAAAGG GCCGAATCTGAGGTTGCTGCTCTGAACCGTCGCATTCAGTTGCTCGAAGAAGACTTGGAGCGCTCTGAGGAGCGTCTGGGTTCCGCCACAGCCAAGCTGTCGGAAGCCTCTCAGGCCGCCGATGAGAGCGAACG tgcTCGCaagattcttgagaatcgcgCCCTTGCCGATGAAGAACGCATGGACGCTCTCGAGAATCAGCTGAAGGAAGCGCGTTTCCTTGCTGAGGAGGCTGACAAGAAATACGATGAG GTTGCCCGTAAATTGGCGATGGTTGAAGCTGATTTGGAGCGTGCCGAAGAACGTGCCGAACAGGGTGAAAA CAAAATTGTGGAGCTTGAGGAAGAGCTGCGCGTGGTTGGTAACAACCTGAAGTCCCTGGAAGTCTCTGAGGAGAAG gCCAACCAACGCGAGGAAGAATACAAGAACCAAATCAAGACCCTGAACACTCGTCTAAAGGAG GCTGAGGCTCGCGCTGAGTTCGCTGAACGTTCCGTTCAGAAATTGCAGAAGGAAGTCGACAGGCTCGAAG ATGAGGTTAGCAAAGGTAAGGAACAGTACAAAACTATTGCCCAGGAACTGGAGTATGCCGATCTTCACAGCTACTAA